One window of Streptomyces sp. FIT100 genomic DNA carries:
- a CDS encoding SpoIIE family protein phosphatase, whose protein sequence is MAGQNPPPTDLAGILRRAGDGAGTALGSLLTRSALGIAIWDTDLRCIWVNDSLETYDGIPREQRLGRRPGTALPGDAGTLESAMREVLATGASDFGREYRVPIMKHAQGSRTFSVCAIRLDDTDGRALGVCQVVLEVTGRRWAEDRLALVSEAGARIGTTLDVMRTAQELADFTVPLLADYVTVDLTEAVRLGEEPLERLGPMGGASPKFRRAGMASVHAGTPESLWPRGEAVYVPPASPFIQVLSSGRSVLQPVLETSPGTWLDDDPARAAKIRELGMHSLMVVPVHARGVLLGVAVFVRSDTPAPFDQADLLFAEELVARAALSLDNARRYARERATALALQHSLLPRGVSGGAATDVVARYLPADGEGGVGGDWYDVFPLPGGRVALVVGDVAGHGIGAAATMGRLRTAVRTLADLDLPPGELMTRLDRTVMHLGEEDADTPVPTLAATCLYAVYDPATRRCTIARAGHPPPAVVHPDGGVTFPDIPSGTPLGLGMLTYEAAELHLPEGSVIALYTDGLIEDRHQDIDAGMERIRTALAQPGLPLDDLCAAVIDTLPNTTPPDDVTLLLARTRTPAPASPDDANHHEPATRHDPAPTEADGPTPAPDEPPHHGRCRHPRTGGATDKRWARPAAGRQPDGSSGTGWSWRTPADRGAPRGPAPASSTSGTSS, encoded by the coding sequence ATGGCAGGACAGAACCCCCCACCGACAGACCTGGCCGGCATCCTGCGGCGCGCGGGCGACGGTGCCGGAACCGCGCTGGGATCCCTCCTCACCCGCTCCGCGCTCGGCATCGCCATCTGGGACACCGACCTGCGCTGCATCTGGGTCAACGACTCCCTGGAGACGTACGACGGAATCCCCCGGGAGCAGCGGCTGGGCCGCCGGCCGGGCACGGCGCTGCCCGGCGACGCCGGCACGCTGGAGTCCGCGATGCGGGAGGTGCTGGCGACCGGCGCCTCGGACTTCGGCCGCGAGTACCGCGTCCCGATCATGAAACACGCCCAGGGCAGCCGTACGTTCTCCGTCTGCGCCATCCGCCTGGACGACACGGACGGCCGGGCGCTGGGGGTGTGCCAGGTGGTCCTGGAGGTCACCGGCAGGCGGTGGGCCGAGGACCGGCTGGCCCTCGTCAGCGAGGCCGGTGCCCGTATCGGCACCACCCTGGACGTCATGCGCACGGCGCAGGAACTGGCCGACTTCACCGTGCCGCTGCTCGCCGACTACGTGACCGTCGACCTGACGGAGGCCGTCCGGCTCGGCGAGGAGCCCCTGGAACGGCTGGGTCCGATGGGCGGAGCCAGCCCGAAGTTCCGGCGCGCGGGCATGGCCTCGGTCCACGCCGGTACCCCGGAGTCCCTGTGGCCGCGCGGCGAGGCGGTCTATGTTCCGCCCGCCTCGCCCTTCATTCAGGTGCTGTCCTCCGGCAGGTCCGTGCTGCAACCGGTCCTGGAAACCTCCCCCGGCACATGGCTGGACGACGACCCGGCGCGGGCCGCGAAGATCCGTGAGCTGGGCATGCACTCCCTGATGGTCGTCCCGGTCCACGCCCGCGGTGTCCTGCTGGGGGTGGCGGTGTTCGTACGGTCGGACACCCCTGCGCCGTTCGACCAGGCCGACCTGCTCTTCGCCGAGGAACTGGTCGCCAGGGCCGCGCTGAGCCTGGACAACGCCCGCCGTTACGCGCGTGAGCGCGCCACCGCCCTCGCCCTCCAGCACAGCCTGCTCCCGCGCGGCGTGAGCGGCGGGGCCGCGACGGACGTGGTGGCCCGCTACCTCCCCGCGGACGGCGAGGGCGGTGTGGGCGGCGACTGGTACGACGTCTTCCCCCTGCCCGGCGGCCGCGTGGCGCTCGTCGTGGGCGACGTGGCCGGCCACGGCATCGGAGCCGCGGCCACGATGGGCCGACTGCGCACGGCCGTACGCACCCTCGCCGACCTGGACCTGCCCCCGGGCGAACTGATGACCAGGCTCGACCGCACGGTCATGCACCTCGGCGAAGAGGACGCCGACACTCCGGTCCCGACCCTGGCCGCCACCTGCCTGTACGCCGTCTACGACCCCGCCACTCGGCGCTGCACCATCGCGCGGGCCGGGCACCCACCGCCCGCGGTCGTCCACCCCGACGGCGGCGTCACTTTCCCCGACATCCCCAGCGGCACGCCCCTCGGCCTCGGCATGCTGACGTACGAGGCCGCGGAACTGCACCTGCCAGAGGGGAGCGTCATCGCCCTCTACACCGACGGGCTCATCGAGGACCGCCACCAGGACATCGACGCCGGCATGGAACGAATCCGCACCGCTCTCGCACAACCCGGCCTCCCCCTGGACGACCTCTGCGCCGCGGTCATCGACACCCTGCCGAACACGACACCCCCCGACGACGTCACCCTCCTCCTCGCCCGCACCCGCACCCCGGCCCCCGCCTCCCCCGACGACGCGAACCACCACGAACCGGCGACCCGTCACGACCCCGCACCCACCGAGGCCGACGGGCCCACCCCGGCGCCCGACGAGCCTCCGCACCACGGGCGTTGCCGGCACCCGCGCACCGGCGGGGCGACCGACAAGCGGTGGGCGAGGCCGGCCGCAGGACGTCAGCCGGACGGCTCGTCCGGTACGGGTTGGTCCTGGCGCACCCCGGCCGACCGGGGCGCGCCGCGCGGCCCTGCACCGGCTTCGTCCACGTCGGGCACGTCTTCGTGA